The following proteins are co-located in the Sphingomonas donggukensis genome:
- a CDS encoding helix-turn-helix domain-containing protein codes for MATLQRPASWLELGADLSMAREHAGMSVGSVAERTKIGRHQIEAIERGDLDMLAAPLYAVSFARKFAAAVGKTDGGVRERVMRGYSDLRR; via the coding sequence ATGGCAACACTTCAGCGACCTGCCAGCTGGCTGGAACTCGGCGCGGACCTGTCGATGGCGCGCGAACATGCGGGCATGAGCGTGGGTTCGGTGGCCGAGCGCACCAAGATCGGGCGTCACCAGATCGAGGCGATCGAGCGCGGCGACCTCGATATGCTGGCGGCACCGCTCTACGCGGTCAGCTTCGCGCGCAAGTTCGCAGCGGCAGTCGGAAAGACCGATGGCGGCGTGCGCGAACGCGTGATGCGCGGCTACAGCGACCTGCGCCGCTAA
- a CDS encoding acylphosphatase: protein MGAMQRVLVSGRVQQVGYRDYMVRKAQALGIRGWVRNLTDGRVEMLADGEDTALDAFLAASREGPMLARVEDVVAFPVEDRAVKGFTKRFTA from the coding sequence ATGGGTGCGATGCAGCGGGTGCTGGTCAGCGGGCGAGTGCAGCAGGTCGGCTACCGCGATTATATGGTGCGCAAAGCGCAGGCGCTGGGGATCCGCGGCTGGGTGCGCAACCTGACCGACGGGCGCGTCGAGATGCTGGCCGACGGCGAAGACACCGCGCTCGACGCGTTCCTGGCCGCCAGCCGGGAGGGGCCGATGCTGGCCCGGGTCGAGGACGTCGTGGCGTTTCCGGTCGAGGATCGGGCGGTGAAGGGCTTTACGAAACGCTTCACCGCTTGA
- a CDS encoding GreA/GreB family elongation factor yields the protein MDRPNYITPAGYAALRTEYEALFGVERPKLVDTIAWAAGNGDRSENGDYIYGRKRLREIDRRLGWLSKRMKAAKVVDPAAQADRTRAWFGATVTVADENDNERVLTLVGDDEADAGAGRIGWNAPFARALRGAAIGDLRRVALPAGEREYEVVAIAYP from the coding sequence ATGGACCGCCCCAATTACATCACGCCCGCCGGATACGCCGCGCTACGCACCGAATATGAGGCGCTGTTCGGTGTGGAGCGCCCAAAGCTGGTCGATACGATCGCCTGGGCGGCGGGCAACGGCGACCGGTCGGAGAACGGCGACTATATCTACGGGCGCAAGCGGCTGCGCGAGATCGACCGGCGGCTGGGATGGCTGTCGAAGCGGATGAAGGCGGCCAAGGTCGTCGATCCCGCCGCCCAGGCCGACCGCACACGCGCCTGGTTCGGCGCGACCGTCACCGTCGCCGACGAGAATGACAACGAGCGCGTCCTGACGCTGGTCGGCGACGACGAGGCGGACGCCGGCGCCGGACGGATCGGCTGGAACGCGCCCTTCGCCCGCGCCCTGCGCGGTGCCGCGATCGGCGACCTGCGCCGCGTCGCGCTGCCCGCGGGCGAACGCGAATATGAGGTCGTCGCGATCGCCTATCCCTGA
- a CDS encoding NYN domain-containing protein translates to MNDDTPSRNIALLIDADNASSATLDPVLTVLAELGTVNIRRVYGNWTKSALKGWQDMSLKHGIEPQQQFDLTKGKNATDMKMTIDAMDLLYRGRVEGFGIMSSDSDFMPLAMRIRQEGIPVYGFGTSKTPDPFKQACTRFIDTGALGTAASAPPATKAEAVPAAVDVPLAESLPPASGRPRTPPPAPAPAAKIVDPDLMKLLIDSYDSVKRDERGFVSLSAMGQLAANRSSFDARNYGFKRLSDLIEAVPIFQTEKRDGGRVWVKRLR, encoded by the coding sequence GTGAACGACGATACCCCCAGCCGCAACATCGCCCTGTTGATCGACGCCGACAACGCGTCCTCGGCAACGCTCGATCCCGTCTTGACCGTGCTGGCAGAGCTCGGCACCGTCAACATCCGCCGCGTCTATGGCAACTGGACGAAATCGGCGCTGAAGGGCTGGCAGGACATGTCGCTGAAGCACGGCATCGAGCCGCAGCAGCAGTTCGACCTGACCAAGGGCAAGAACGCGACCGACATGAAGATGACGATCGACGCGATGGACCTGCTGTACCGCGGGCGCGTCGAGGGGTTCGGGATCATGTCTTCGGACAGCGACTTCATGCCGCTGGCAATGCGCATCCGGCAGGAAGGGATTCCGGTGTACGGCTTCGGCACGTCGAAGACGCCCGACCCCTTCAAACAGGCCTGCACCCGCTTCATCGATACCGGCGCGCTGGGCACCGCGGCCAGCGCCCCCCCCGCGACCAAGGCGGAAGCCGTGCCGGCAGCGGTCGACGTACCGCTCGCCGAATCGCTGCCCCCCGCTTCCGGTCGCCCGCGCACGCCGCCGCCCGCCCCGGCGCCCGCCGCCAAGATCGTCGATCCCGACCTGATGAAGCTGCTGATCGACAGCTATGACAGCGTGAAGCGCGACGAACGCGGCTTCGTCAGCCTGTCGGCGATGGGTCAGCTCGCCGCCAACCGCTCGAGCTTCGATGCGCGCAACTATGGGTTCAAGCGCCTGTCCGACCTGATCGAGGCGGTGCCGATCTTCCAGACCGAAAAGCGCGACGGTGGCCGCGTCTGGGTGAAGCGGCTGCGGTAA